A single window of Acidobacteriota bacterium DNA harbors:
- a CDS encoding vitamin B12 dependent-methionine synthase activation domain-containing protein, whose amino-acid sequence MKSQGISEGKPVPEKISALVERAMDLAAAVAKPVGLKSKISIEDFDHIYRGEGQNEPDTPLEHIFPQANRLALFAVTLGSDISKEIEMLFKRNNFALASMLDAVASLAADRAVGILEACFLNDVFRDNEFSNDALQQDTAKSKNASQASSSNILVLSYSPGYCGWHVSGQKKIFAYLRPERIGISLNESCLMIPLKSVTGVLIAGPSEIHVFEPCYPFCRLCKDRTCLERGKNIQ is encoded by the coding sequence TTGAAGAGTCAGGGGATTTCAGAGGGGAAACCTGTGCCGGAGAAGATCAGTGCTCTTGTTGAAAGAGCGATGGATCTGGCTGCCGCAGTGGCTAAACCGGTCGGGTTAAAATCGAAGATAAGCATCGAAGATTTCGACCATATATACAGAGGAGAGGGACAGAACGAGCCCGACACCCCGCTCGAGCATATCTTCCCACAAGCCAATCGGCTCGCTCTATTCGCCGTGACACTGGGGAGCGATATCAGCAAAGAGATCGAGATGCTTTTCAAGAGGAACAATTTTGCCCTTGCCTCCATGCTAGATGCAGTCGCTTCACTCGCAGCAGACAGAGCCGTTGGGATCCTGGAGGCGTGCTTTCTAAATGATGTATTTAGAGATAATGAATTTAGCAACGATGCACTTCAGCAGGATACAGCAAAAAGTAAGAATGCTTCTCAGGCTTCTTCTTCCAACATCCTGGTCTTAAGTTACAGCCCGGGATATTGCGGCTGGCACGTCAGCGGTCAGAAGAAAATTTTTGCGTATCTAAGACCCGAAAGGATAGGAATTTCGCTCAACGAAAGTTGCCTCATGATTCCTCTGAAATCGGTCACAGGTGTCTTGATAGCGGGCCCCAGTGAGATTCACGTCTTCGAACCATGCTATCCCTTCTGCCGGCTCTGTAAAGATCGCACATGCCTTGAGCGAGGAAAGAATATTCAATGA
- a CDS encoding RNA-binding protein translates to MKSIFVGNLAWSVTDAELEAKFAEFGNVISARVMTDKFSGKSRGFGFVDMEDSDAEKAIVSLNGSRWYDREITVNLARPRSENRERSGRKPFGRF, encoded by the coding sequence ATGAAGAGCATATTCGTAGGAAATCTTGCCTGGTCTGTGACTGATGCCGAGCTGGAAGCGAAATTTGCAGAATTCGGTAACGTGATCTCGGCACGCGTGATGACCGACAAATTCTCGGGCAAGTCCCGGGGATTCGGGTTCGTTGATATGGAAGATTCCGATGCCGAAAAGGCCATTGTCAGTCTGAATGGTTCCAGATGGTACGATCGGGAAATCACAGTCAATCTTGCCCGTCCAAGATCGGAAAACCGGGAAAGAAGCGGAAGAAAACCATTTGGTCGATTTTAA
- a CDS encoding corrinoid protein — MMNLLKQIVESLVAKDAEKVLELTVQAIQQQIAPRDILDQGLIAVMSIVGEQFRKHEIFLPDLLLASKAMYAGLEELKPLFARGEILTFGKVVIGTVHGDLHDIGKNLVSIMLKGAGFDVIDLGKDVPPERFVEVAKKEEAKVIGMSALLTTTMPVMKKVIHLLREQELTGRIKTIIGGACVTKNYAVEIGADAYGYDAAKAVEIVKDIFSKT, encoded by the coding sequence ATGATGAATCTCTTAAAGCAGATAGTAGAATCTCTGGTTGCAAAGGATGCGGAAAAAGTCTTGGAATTGACAGTTCAGGCCATCCAGCAGCAGATTGCTCCCAGAGACATACTTGATCAAGGCCTAATTGCCGTAATGTCCATCGTTGGAGAGCAGTTCAGGAAACACGAAATATTTCTTCCGGATCTCCTCCTCGCTTCGAAAGCGATGTATGCAGGACTTGAAGAGCTGAAGCCGCTCTTTGCCCGTGGGGAGATTCTGACCTTCGGAAAGGTCGTCATTGGCACCGTCCATGGCGATCTGCACGACATCGGGAAAAACCTGGTCAGCATCATGTTGAAAGGGGCCGGTTTCGACGTCATCGACCTCGGCAAAGATGTTCCTCCCGAACGATTCGTCGAAGTGGCAAAAAAGGAGGAGGCAAAGGTCATTGGCATGTCAGCGCTTCTCACGACTACAATGCCGGTCATGAAGAAAGTGATACATCTCTTGCGAGAACAGGAACTCACCGGCAGGATCAAGACAATTATCGGTGGTGCCTGTGTAACGAAGAACTACGCGGTGGAGATCGGTGCCGATGCATATGGATATGATGCGGCAAAGGCCGTCGAAATCGTCAAGGATATCTTCAGCAAGACTTGA